TACTCAAACTTTTACAGCACGCTTGGGAAGGTTTTTGGTCTAAGAAAATGTATAAGTCTAACTTGGTGTACTAACTCTTTGACTTTTATTTCGACCCACAGAGAAAGCCATGTCCAAGGCGGCCGAAAGATCAAACCAAGAGGACGAAAACCGTTCGGAGTCACCAAGTGAAGCACTGCCGATTTTCCAGCAACGCGACAACTTCTACAGCTAAACACGATCGACAACACGTcaactaattaaataactCCGATTAGCGAATTATACTATTCAGGCACAATATCCGCTGCATTTAtcttgaaaatcaaattaggaAATTTGCTAACAATTTTAACCGAAAAACGTATCAATTCTTAAATGTGACTGAGTTTTTTGGGGCGCGTTATACGAAAGATCGAAAGTCAGAGGGTGGggacaaaaagaaagaaacgaatttttgcgagACGATTGTTATTGCGTAAAAGATACTAAgcatattattatatatatacaacataTACAATATGGAAATCAAAGATTCAACATATCACTGTAAGCGTGTTACAAGTCATTTAAACGATATCAATTACACACAATTAGCGAGCGTTCTTGAACTGTAGAAAATTCGATTTGGGTATAGGGTCAGCAATTACATATGTGCGATTTAAATCGGAGTTGAGGCGAATCAAATACGTTCCTGAAGGGCTTACAAAGTAGAACACTAGAGGAGTAGAGGAAAGTGGCAGGTCAAAACTCATTCACGACAACTAATACAATAACTTCAAAGACTTTTGAAACGGACTTTTCGAGAGTAGCGCATTTTCTCTACAaatgaacaaacaaaaaacaaacaaccaGAAAGCAGTTACATTGTTTGAACCACTTTTGGAGCCAATATTATCGCATTTGATATGAACAAGTTTTTAAGATCAACAGCAGTGGCATCAAAGTTAGGTTAGTTAACATCATACCTATAGGGCAGAAACTCTGGAATGAGAAAACTATGAGAATCCGACAGAACGCACAGCGCACTCAATGCACTTCGAACCTTCGCAGCATTTTCCCAAACGTACCTATCACAATTACAAGTAATGGACTAATATGAATATACAACTGAGGaaatataattgaattgtattgaaagaaaaacatataaaagGCAACGCTGAATTACGACATgcatatattaatttaaagctATACATATTTAAACGAGCATAATGCTATCAATATACACAAACGTAcacttaattatttaaatgtagGTCAATTAGCCAGGCAATTAAAAGTAAAGCggttaaaatcaaatatttgatCATGTTGAtgaatgtttttaaaaatgaaattgcaatACAAGTCAATGGATAAAATTATACGCAATCGCTGGTTGAATTTAATGTCTATGAAAACTTCAAAAGTTATTGAAAATTCGCATAGCTCTATTCACCATTatacatattaataataatcataCTAATCCGAAAGAACAACGAcgtaaaaaatgttaatagaGAGGATAATCTAGACGAAAACGATCCCTGCAAAATtgtacaaaattaaattttaagttctTAGCTCTTAGTTGTTATTATCTATTTGCTACGTATGGTTTAAAGTTCTTTTTATCATTATTGCTAAGTTCCCAATGATTCCACACAAGTTGTTTGTACATTTCGCGGTGCTATATGGATGTGtatatgtaaattatttgCTCTCAAGTTTTCTCCTAAGTTTGCGCACCCACAAAAGAAGTTAAGCAAAGtcaaagtatatatatatatatatatatacagatatatagaTACTGTCAGATATGTAGAATGTCGGCTTAAAATTGCTACTGCACCAGGCATACAGGCACGCATACATCCCAGAAACCGAAAGTGGAGGGAAAAACATTATATAACAAGAACACActcaacaaatatttattgcatatatatatagatatacataaacatatacatacatacaaactGTACGTCATAATATGATAAGAGTTGAAGACGATAAACTGCGACCGAGAAATGTTATCAATAAAGATTATAGTTGAAAATTCAAGTGCGCCATTGTTTCCATTGTAACATCACGAAGGTTTTACGGAACAGGAACTAGACTGGTCACTTACTGTCCAGCCTTATGACGAATCTCGCTGCCAATTGTCGGCTGCCGGCTAAATTCAAGATCAATGCTAAGGGGCGGAATCTCCACCGCCGTGAATCACAATGAGTCCAGCCGCCGACAGCtcaacattaaatatttactttgttttGTATTCCGGTGCGACGCCTATGGAATGACAAACAGACCCAGAAATCGACGTAAAAGCTGGCTCTACGGGCGTGGGAGTGTTCATAGACATATCGGGTGAAATGTGGAGCATTCGATAACTTTCTAAAAGTGTCTTATCACAAGTCCGATATCACATTAGCATAATCGTGACTCTTGTGGCTCAGGGGATCGCCCACAAGTGGTTTAGTGATAGCCGAATTGGCTGCGCTATAATTAATGCACTCAAAAAGATTCATCAAGAAATTGCTTGACTTTTACTGTGAacaagtctttaaaaaatgtaaatttatatttatggaaGGAATACTTTGATTTACAATCATTACTTTTAAATGatgaatatttttcatattacAATTTATTACATTATTTTATAGGTAAATTGCGCCTATTTCACACTTTCACAAGTAACTATTATACAGATATTTTCCCAAGTGTATTTGCTAACAATTAGGGCCACACACGTTAATCTGTGAGGTTTTTGCACTGCCACACAACTCTGTCATTGGGGTTCAATTCGACGACCGCAAAATTAACAATATTTTGTCACATTAACTGGCAGTAAAGTACGTTTGCAGCCATTCCTTCCCAACATCTGGCCATTGCAGGCTCGACTAATTACAATATGCTCAAGAAACGAGCGACCTATGAACGTGGTGGCGTATGTAAATTGGTAGGGGTATGAAAACCTGAATTATCATTAACCGATCAGGTTTATGGCGTTGAGCGCCGATGATGCGCACAAAAGCAACTCAAAATCTGAGTGAGTAAGGGAGTAGCAGATAAAAAACCCCGACATGCGACATTGTCCAAGTATTAATTGTGCGGAATAAAGTGAGTCGTCCCGCGAGATTTAGTCGATATTGTGCGGCTAAAGAGCGAGGTTGAAGCAAAACGTTCCAAGAAAGATATACGGCTAAACTAGTGCAGTAGTCCAAGGGATCCAGAATACCACCAGTATGTTAGCCTCAGTTGCCGCCCGTGTAAGTCCAGAGCCCGTAAATTCATGGCCACAACCCAACCACAACTAAACCCCATTTCAATCGCATATTTCACGCAGCTGGCGCTGTTCGCTGTGATAAGCGCCCAGActctgcagctcctccaggCTGCTCCGTTCCCAGGAATCGAGAATGCGTCAGTATCCGTATCTGTTAGTCCCGTATTTTGTTCACTTCACCTGGTTTTTTTCCCTCTGTTATTTTGCTCCGGGTTTCAGTGCCTTCACCAGTCAAGATTTATTGGCCGAGGCATCGGCGCCCGTTGTTAGCCAGGTCCACGTCCAGCACAATCGGCATCGTCGCCATCATGAGGAGGGCAATTACCACGGGCACAGACACCACAAGCGGCACTGGGATCACCATTTTCCGGGTCCGGACTGCCATCACCCTGGCGGATTCGGGTTTGAATTTGAGCACGGAGGACCACCTTCCCATGGTCACCACCACAGATTCGAGCCACATGACTTGCAGCCGTTTCCAAATGCCTTTGGCGCTCCAGACTATGAGGAGCACCAGCGTCCCTTTAAAGCCCCATTGGAGCCCTTTAACGGTTAGTATTCTTTTTGTACAAACTTGGAAGGCAATCGAGTGACTAATTTCTTGTTGCATCAAAGCTTGAGGTatcagatattttttttaaagttgttATTtagtaaatagtaaatatataaagtaatTGGGGTCAGAGTAGTTGAAGAGGTATATTGTATAGTGTTGGGATTCCTCTttccattgtttatttttgaagGTGGTCCACAGCTTTCTTTTCCTATCTATCTGATAACAATGTTTGTCACGTTTAGGGTAAGTAAGCGCGaagtatttgttttaattttaatgacaatgTAAACatgttaatttgtttttatcaaCCATTTACTCATCAAGAATAGCTTAAAACTTGTTAACAACATGAAGTTATTATAATAGTATATCATGAGAGGTTATATGGTACTTACAGAGCCATTTAAACTTCAGATAAATACTTTAGACATCAATGCACTTATATTTTTTCAGAAAACAAAGGGGGATCTAAGGAGCTCCCAAGGCAACCCAGCTCAAGCAGCGTAGCTCCACCACCCGCAGCTCAAGCACCCACAGCTCCAGTTACTCCTTCCTCAACCACCACCACGAcaaccaccagcaccaccaggTCGACCACCTTGGCACCCACCTCTTCCAGCACCGGAGAGGCACCCTTGGCCATCGACATACGCATCGGCTGACGACCTAGACCTAAGATTCCATTCTATCTTATACATTAAAGTGACATTAAAGTTGCTAGCCAAACCACAACTTATCTATACATTATACTATCCATTACCATTATAATCGGGCAGCGAAGTCTGGATGCGCACAGCGTAACCATATCCAGGCCACTTACAGGGATCTTCTTTTAGGGCTGCCTGCCTGAAATATATGGTAATTCTAGAGCATAAACAACGGCAGGGGGTGACAGTAACACAAAATGCGAATGCAAAACAATCGGAAAGAAAGTGGCAAGACAAGCAACCAGCTAAACCGATCTGGAAATGAGCACAGTCAGTCagcagaaacaaaacaaaagccccaCTTTGCCCCACCCCTCGACCACCTCGACCATTCCCGTAAAGTTGCGATTCTTCGGAGAATCGCACCTCTCACGCACTCTACGCAGGAACAAAGGCGCAATCCAAGAACCGGACTGCAAAAAAGAGTGTTTCCAGACCGCCTTCCACTATAAAAGTCGAGCCGATCGAGAGCTCGACTGTCATTTGACGCCAAACGCGCGTCGCACGCAGAACTCTCGAGATTCCCCCGATTTcactatattatatatacatagctATATATTCAATTCTTCGCCGATCGTCGTTTCGTGGAGGAGCATTTAGAAATGGGTAAGCCGCACCGTGCATACAAAGTGCAAATCGGTGAATGAACTTGAGGCGTGCAGCGTTATGGACACATAATCTTAGCCGGTCCAAACGTATAAGCCCTAACACTGGAACGATAAGAAACTCGAACTACATTCAATTAAGAATGCGCGTCACGTCGATCTCGAAAACAAGTCTTAACGGGCAACGGGAGAGGCTTTAACGATTCTTTTattcgaaaacaaaaacaacttaaCAAGCTATAGTGTTCCTGAAGAGCCCAAGGATGATATGCTAAAAATAAAGATTGTACTTGCTTGGTTCATAATTTTTTAAGGAGTGCACTTccagaaaatttaaaaaactgtagctgtagctgtaggGCCTAATCTTCAAGCTAATATATATCTACCTTCTatattccaattttttttccacATCTCGTTTTAGTCCGGTATTTTCCGCTCCTACTCCTGGGAGTGCTGTGCTCCTGGCCAGCTGCCACTACGGCTAGTGATCAGCCTTCCCGCATCGTCTGCTACTTCAGCAACTGGGCCGTGTATCGACCTGGAATCGGTCGCTATGGATTGGAGGATGTGCCCGCCGACCTGTGCACCCACATCATCTACTCCTTTATTGGTGTCAACGATAAGGGCTGGGATGTGCTGGTGATTGATCCTGAGTTGGATGTGGATCAGGGTGGCTTCAGCAAGTTTACCCAATTAAAGAAATCCAATCCCAATGTAAAGCTCGAGATagcagtgggtggttgggccGAAGGTGGCTCCAAATACTCACAAATGGTGGCTGTTCGCGATCGCCGGCAGAGTTTCATACGCAGTGTGGTACGCTTCATGAAGCAGTACAACTTCGATGGATTCGACTTGGACTGGGAATATCCAGGAGCCACGGATCGCGGTGGCAACTATGGCGATAAGGACAAGTTCCTATATTTCGTTCAGGAACTGCGACGTGCCTTCGATCGCGAGGGTCGTGGATGGGAAATCACCATGGCGGTGCCGGTTGCCAGGTTCCGGCTTAACGAAGGTTACCACGTTCCGGAGTTGTGCGAGTAAGTTGaacccccctttttttttcttcaaaaGTAATTGAAATCGGCCATTAGATATATATCAATGCATTTATCATGGTTCCGCTGATAAAGTTGGAAATAATTAATGTAATTTACTAAAAAAGCTTATCAAGCTTAAAGTAGGCTTACTCCCCACATCCCGCCAGAgacttttatttgctttgatttATTACAGATCCCTGGATGCCATTCACGCCATGACCTATGACCTGCGGGGAAATTGGGCCGGATTCGCCGATGTGCACAGTCCACTGTATAAGCGAAAACACGACCAATACGCCTACGAGAAACTAAATGTGGTAAGTGTGATAAGAAAAAACCATGTGGGGAGAATGGGGAGGATTCCGATTCTGGTGCCAAACTAATTAGCGTCGCCATTCAAGAACGACGGCCTTGCGCTGTGGGAGGAGATGGGCTGCCCGGCCAACAAACTGGTGGTGGGCGTACCCTTCTACGGTCGGACTTTCACGCTGAGCAACTCGAACAAGAACTACAACATGGGCACCTACATCAACAAGGAGGCGGGCGGCGGAGCTCCAGGTCCCTACACGAATGCCAGCGGCTTCCTGGCCTACTACGAAATTTGCACCGAGGTGATGGACAAGTCCAAGGGATGGACGGTGGAGTGGGACGACGCTGGCATGGTGCCCTACACCTACAAGGACACACAGTGGGTGGGCTACGAGAACGAGGCATCCATCCAGATCAAGATGGACTTTATCAAGCAGAGGGGCTACGCCGGTGCCATGACCTGGGCCATAGATATGGACGACTTCCATGGCATGTGCGGCAAGAAGAACGGCCTAACGCAGATCCTGTACGACAACATGAGAAACTATCGGGTTCCGGAGCCAACAAGGGAGACAACCCCAAGGGTAAAACTATCTCAATAGCTATTAAATGATCAAATAACTGAGCCTAAATCGCTTGCAGCCTGAGTGGGCAAAGCCGCCAGCAACACCACCAAATGCAGATGAGGGTGCGGTGGTAGCACCAACTACGAGCACCACTAAAagaccaaaaccaaaaccgaaaccaacTTCAAGTCTTGTAAGCCCAACATCCGCTCCAGGTCCTGTGCCAACTGTTGGCAGTAGCACTCAGAAGCCAACCACAAAGGTACCAAATTACTGATTAAAACGAAGAAATAAACATTTACTTTTATATCATCTATTTATGTAATATTTTCAGAAGcccaaaaagccaaagaagACAACGaccaccacaacaaccacTCCCTCGCCGGAAAAGAGCACTGAGGAGCCCGAGGAAGTTGTTCATCCCGTGGATCCAGTGGAGCCCGTTGATCCCGAGCAGCCTATGTGGCCGCAGTTCGATCCCAACGAGATCGATTGTACCAATAGGGACTTTGTGCCGCATCCCAACTGCCGAAAGGTTAGTATTTAGCATATGAATCCTTTGTTGATACGTGGAGAAATGGGGGACTATATTGTAAGGAATTCAGAGCTTtcagtgaacaaaatattgcATACTTCAAGGCGGCGgattgtattttgtattaGGATTCCTAATTTCGGTTATCAAACTATAATGTTTCGGCCTTGCTCAAAATCTAAGTTTTCTATTCCCTATATAGTCACACAAACAGATTATTGTAAACGTTTTAGGAATATGTATTCTATTactaagaaatatttaaaaataatatctCCCATTTTCAACAGTATTTCCGATGTGTCCATGGCAAACCCGTCGAGTTCGAGTGCAAGGAGGGAACAGCCTTCCACACGGTTCTAAATGTTTGCGATTGGATCGAGAACAGCGACCGCTACTACTGCAGCcacaagaagaagaaggagagGGCCAACGAGGCCCGCTAACTGTCCCAAAATATACGTATTAACTATTTAAAACGAAAACTTAAGCATAAGTTTCGAATATCTGTAGTAGCACTTAGAACTAGGTATTTAagcatttgaaatatatagCATCTTTGGGTCATAAAGTACACCAGACGAGacgaaaacaataaaataaatatgattttaaaatcCAATAAACCAAGAACTAAATGAGCCGTTCAATAGATGTGTGagccacaattttgaaaataaaacaatgcCCGATGAGGCAGATCATGTCTTACATAACCATTACGCATACGTGATGCACCCTGCCCTGCCACAATTTTAGATGGGGATTTGCCGTTTCTAATTAGGCTAATAGACGCAATGACTTGGGACAGATTTGCACTTGTCTGCGGCGAAGTGAGGCGGGCTGCACCCAGATTTTTAGCCTTGAAACACAACCAACGAACAGCTGTTGGTGCAATCAACCAAATAAGCGAGCAATGATAAATGGTACAGCGAAATGTATAAGTTCAATCCCCAACATTTGGTTTTCATAATCTCAACTCATGTGCGGAGAGCTTGAGGGAAATGGAACCTAAGCACTTGTGACACGAAACAAATCGCAAAGGGGCCAACACTTTGATTTCGAAATATTCTTTTTGGCTCAAAAGATGCTCCGAGTAATTTGCGGAATGAGCACCGCATTGTCTATAATTAAACATTCCTCCAAAACGAAAGTGCCGAGAGAGAAAGTGATCTAGAGCTATGAAAATATCTAATCTGTTTAAAATCACTGTTCACCAactgaattaaatattttgtcgaaatgttgaaaataatttccCCTTCCCAAAACCCATTAATCTCTTCTTAGGTTTATGTCAAGTATCCGCCGGGTTGTACCAAAAATCCCGGCAGAGAGCGCCACCCGGCGAGAGGaaaccgaaataaaaatgaaaattcaaattcaaatggaaaacataGAAAGAGCATTAGGCGAATGTGAAAagccactcactcactcaaCTGTGTGTGCTTTTGACAAAAATTCGTGCTACGAAAATATCAAAATCGAATAATTTTCGCGGTCACAAGGTAAATTCATGGTATATGCATGTTGAGTTACGAATTGGTTTTGGACCGGGAGAGATCGTCTCGTATACTCGTGTACGGCAAACCAAAATTTCCTTCCTTCAGACATTCAGACTAGATAGAAAATAGATGTGATAGGTGTTGGGAAAATTCGAGCTGCCCTGTTCAAAAAACGACACGCACACGACGTGCACAGACGACCAAAACGAAAAGACGACCACGACGGCcagaaataagcaaattaTTTAGCTAACAATCGTCGAAAGGGACACTAAGGATTACCCAGCCGACGATTGTTGGTTAAATTTTGCTAACGGCAGCGCGAAAACTTTCTAAACAATAATCTAAGATATtaaattctaaataaatatccaTCGATCTGCAAAGTGAATGAAATAACGAACAAGTGCAAAATTGGAAAACCACTGAAATTGTGACAAATTTGTGCGAACCCAATTGAATACCTACTCTGCTACTTATATATTACCATCAGatttccaaaaaaacacacatatatatatactatatatacccAATACTTTCTACAAGATTTGTCCATTGGCTCTCTGGCCTTAAATAATCGTTGGTTTTCCATATTCTTCACTCTTTTCATTTAGTGCATTTAAACGAGCGCATATATAGCGGATGCATATATATGCAGAATACGAGAAAAAGTGTTAATTCTAATTTTCCCTAATTATTCATAATTACGGAAAACTTGTAAGGAGGATTTATGACGTGGCTAAAGTGCTAACCACGCTGGAAACTCGAGGATAATTTGTTGTGTTGATTATTATGGGGCGGCTAACCATTTGGTTCCTCGTGGGACTAACGTTAATCGCCGTTTCCAATAATGGTGAGTACACCTCGAATGTTTTTTTACAGTGTATTACCCTTTTTCCTCCCCACGTTATATAAGGCAAAAGGGCA
This genomic stretch from Drosophila yakuba strain Tai18E2 chromosome 3R, Prin_Dyak_Tai18E2_2.1, whole genome shotgun sequence harbors:
- the LOC6537004 gene encoding histidine-rich glycoprotein; its protein translation is MLASVAARLALFAVISAQTLQLLQAAPFPGIENAAFTSQDLLAEASAPVVSQVHVQHNRHRRHHEEGNYHGHRHHKRHWDHHFPGPDCHHPGGFGFEFEHGGPPSHGHHHRFEPHDLQPFPNAFGAPDYEEHQRPFKAPLEPFNENKGGSKELPRQPSSSSVAPPPAAQAPTAPVTPSSTTTTTTTSTTRSTTLAPTSSSTGEAPLAIDIRIG
- the LOC6537005 gene encoding endochitinase, translating into MVRYFPLLLLGVLCSWPAATTASDQPSRIVCYFSNWAVYRPGIGRYGLEDVPADLCTHIIYSFIGVNDKGWDVLVIDPELDVDQGGFSKFTQLKKSNPNVKLEIAVGGWAEGGSKYSQMVAVRDRRQSFIRSVVRFMKQYNFDGFDLDWEYPGATDRGGNYGDKDKFLYFVQELRRAFDREGRGWEITMAVPVARFRLNEGYHVPELCESLDAIHAMTYDLRGNWAGFADVHSPLYKRKHDQYAYEKLNVNDGLALWEEMGCPANKLVVGVPFYGRTFTLSNSNKNYNMGTYINKEAGGGAPGPYTNASGFLAYYEICTEVMDKSKGWTVEWDDAGMVPYTYKDTQWVGYENEASIQIKMDFIKQRGYAGAMTWAIDMDDFHGMCGKKNGLTQILYDNMRNYRVPEPTRETTPRPEWAKPPATPPNADEGAVVAPTTSTTKRPKPKPKPTSSLVSPTSAPGPVPTVGSSTQKPTTKKPKKPKKTTTTTTTTPSPEKSTEEPEEVVHPVDPVEPVDPEQPMWPQFDPNEIDCTNRDFVPHPNCRKYFRCVHGKPVEFECKEGTAFHTVLNVCDWIENSDRYYCSHKKKKERANEAR